Below is a genomic region from Candidatus Saccharimonadia bacterium.
GCCGATCTTCACCAACCGGCCCAGCACCGAACCACCCAGCTGGTACAAGCGCATGCGCGAACCCACGCGCATCATCATGCGCCTCACCGAGAGCCCCAAGGGGCTCAAGGCGCAGGTCTGGGGCATCCGCCCCAAGCGCACCTGGCTGGAGAACCTCGTTCACTACCGCACCCTCACCGGGTACGACGGTTTCGAGGTTGAGCTGCGGTATAGCCGCAATGGCTACCGCAGCCAGGCCCACCGCAAGGTGCTCGGCCGGCTCACCGCCGAGCCGGAGCTGGTGCTCCACGACGCGGAAAACGCGACGCTCACGATCCAGTTCGACCAATATCGGGATCATTACTCCGAGCCGGTCGAGCGCAGTGTACGCCACAGCTTCAAGCTGCGCCGGTACGACGCCCACCCCTACGGCGACGACCTGCCTCATGGGCGCTACGTGGTGGACGTGCCCGAAGGCGCCGGCGAGTGCGTGAGCATCGTGTTCTCCCCGCACTGGATCGGTTCCACCCCCTGAGGCGCTCACCACAGCGTCCCAGCCCACGGCCGGCAGGCCCCTCTTCGGAGGGCCTGCCGGCCGTATCGCGTTTTAGATCATCATCCCTCAAAAACGAAAACGCGGCCTGGAGTATAACTCCAAACCGCTCGGTGGGGCAGGCGGCATTCCTGCCCGCCCCACCGTTGAAACCGTCTTGTCGACCTACCGCAAGCGACTCGCCTGCAGCAGCTCCGCCACCAGAAACGCCAGCTCCAGGGCCTGCGAAGCATTGAGCCGGGGATCGCACAGCGTTTCGTAGCGCCGCCCGAGATGATCCGGCAGGATGGGGTCGCCTCCACCGAGGCATTCGGTGACGTTTTCGGGCGTCATCTCTACATGTACGCCACCCGGCCAAGCGCCCTCGGCACCACACACCGCGAAGAATTGCCGCACCTCCAGGATGATCCGCTCGAACCGACGCGTCTTGATCCCCTGGACCTTCTCGCCGTTGCCATGCATGGGGTCGCTGACCCACACCACCTTACGGCCGGCCCGCGCAACCGCGCGCACCAGCGCCGGCAGCACCTGGAGTATCTTGTCCGCACCCATGCGGACGATGAGCGTCAACCTTCCTTCGATATTGTCGGGGTTGAGGACCTCACACAGCGCGAGCAGTTCATGCTCCGTCATGGTCGGACCGACCTTCAAGCCAATCGGACCCGTGGTCTGGGCATAGAAGGCTACGTGAGCGCCATCGAGCTGACGCGTCCGCTCACCGATCCAGTGAAAATGCGCCGACAAGTCGTGCACCTGGCCGGTGTCCGAATCCCGCCGCAAGAACGGCGCCTCGGCGTCGAGCACCAACCCTTCGTGCCCCACATAGAACGCTGCCTCGATGAGTCGCGCATCTTTGTCCGGATTCGTCCCGCAAGCGGCCATGAAAGCCAACGCGCGGTCGATTTCCCGAGCCATTTGTTCGTAGCGCTGACCCGCCGGACTGTCCTGCACGAACGCAGCATTCCAGCGATGAAGTTGGCGAAGGCTGGCGAACCCGCCCACCGTCAGCGTACGGATGAGATTGAGCGTCGCCAGCGAGTCGTTGTACGCCTGGAGCAGTCGCTCCGGATCGGGCGTCCGCGCCTCGACCGTGAACTCCGGTCCGTTAACGTTGACACCCCGAAACGAGGGCAGCGTAACGCTGCCGCGCGTTTCCGTCACGTCGCTACGCGGTTTGCCGTATTGCCCGGCAATACGCCCCACCCGCGTCACCGGCAGTCCCCCGCCGAACATCATGACGACATTCATCTGGAGAAGCAGCCGCAGTAGGCCCCGCTTCGATGCCTCTGACGCCCCGAAAATCTCCGCGCAGTCGCCGCCCTGAAGCAGGAAGCGCTCGCCGCGGCAAACTTCGCCGAGTCGGTCGAGCAATGTTAGCTGCTCGAGCCCCGAAACCAGCGGCAGCCGGTCGGCCAAATCCGCCTGCACCCACCCCAAGCGCACCAGATCGGGCCAGCTCGGTCGCTGAGCAGCCGGTCGGCCGCGCCAGTCCTGTCTGATATCGGTCATGGTACTGGTCACCGAAGTTCCTCCTTGGAACATGGTCGGTTTGGCGAGTAATGAGAATATAGTCGTTCAAGGTACTGCGGGGCAAAGAAAAAACCTGCCCCGGGGGCAGGTCTTAAGGGTTTACTCGCTTAAAATCTAGCCTCGGGGAAGGTTATCCGTAAAAAAATACCAGGCATAGAAGTTGGGCGAAAGCAATTTCATATTTAACCGATAGTTTGGCGGTCAGCCGCCCAAAAGTCAACTCGTAACCCAATTTTGACCACACCGCTCCCATCATGCTAGGCTAAGCCCATGACGTTCAATTCCACCACTTGTTGTTGTTTCTAGCGCGCGAGATGGAATTAACAGTGCCAACAACCCCTCGCCGCACCCTCCCCTCCGCCTCCGGCGGTTTTTTCGTGCGCCCGGGGTTGCGCTCTGAAGCTTGCGGCAAGCTCAGTCTCCAGATCGTAACGATCTGGACCGCATCAGTCTCCCGCAGCTTCACATTCCGAAAGGCCGGTCTATGAAAAAACTCGCATTCACGCCTCAAATTGTCCTGGCAGTAGTCCCGCACGCCGACGACACGGACTGCTTTGCCGGCGGTACACTCGCACGCTGGGCCGAAGCCGGCGCCGAAATCTATCTGCGCGTGCTCACCGACGGCAGTCGCGGCGGGGCAGCGCAGCAGCGCCAAGACGAGCAGCGCCAAGCCGCCGCCCTCCTGGGCGTCAAGGATGTGTTTTTCTCCGACTTCGAAGACGGCGCCCTCGCCGACTCACTCGACGTCCGGCGCGAAATCGTCCGCGATATTCGCCGCCTCGCCCCCGACACCGTCGTCGCCTGGGACCCCAAGTTCATCGACTCCGACGAGTATGGCTACCTGGGCCACCCCGACCACCTCGCCGCCGCCTGGGCCGCGCACGCCGCCGTCGGCCTCTATGCCCGCAATCGCCCCAGCTTCCCCGAGCTCTTGGCCGAGAAGGGCCTCCAGCCGCATACCGTACCCCGGCTCGTGCTCATGACACTCGGCCCCGAAGCCAACTTCGTCAGCGACGTTTCGGACCAACAGGAAGCCAAAATCGCGGCGATCCGCGCCCACGCCAGTCAGCAAGATACCGGCGTCGAAGCCTGGGTGCGACGCTGGTCGACCGCCATCGGCCACCAGCACGGCATGGAGTACGCCGAGCTCTTCCGCGTCATCGAGGTCAAAATCTAGACCGGCCACCGGCCAGGGAGACTGATGCACCGAGGGCGGAGAGAATTAACTCTCTCCGCCCTCGGCTCCCGCCCATGTTTTGACAAACCCCCACCGCGCTGATACCCTTTCGCTATGACCTCAGCCGCATCACTTAATCGAATTGCAGCCCCGCTTCGGCGGGACATGTTTCTGGTAGTTCTGATTCTGGGACCGGCGGTGCCTGGTCAGAGCGTTTAGTACTTCGTAAACCTCACCCCAGACACCGCTCCGCAAGGAGCGGTTTTTCGTTGTTCGGCCTCCCCCGGGCCGCCCGTGCCTGATTCAACCCTCGCACAGGCTGCCCGCCAAGCGGCCGGAAAATGGAGTCAGGGTGCCAACCAGAAAAGATCGCGTAGCCATGAGGCGTCGCGCGAAGATCCAGCCGGACCCGCCGCGCGCCGACACAAACCCGGCAACCCCGGCCCAGACCGTGCCATTCCGAATCACGACCCACGGTCGGGGCTTCCGCAATTTGAACGTCGTCCTCCGGGCCGCCGAGATCACGTACGGCACTCGTCACAAAATACTGACAAACTCCACGGTCGATCTGGTCGTAACGCCGACTCTGCTCGACGCCGTCGTAGAGCTGAAACACTACGGCGACTTCCGGATCGAACCAACCGAAGCCATGCTGGCCATCCCCGCCGGCTCCGGCCGCACCATCAATCCCTAGGCGCGCGCCAGAGCCCGCCTCGCACCTCGACATTGGAGGTACCCATGGGTACGCAAGCTGTTCAGTCCGTCGGCCGGTTGAGCTCCTACCTACTCCGCCGCCGGCTCCCGCGCCAGCTCCACGCCCTGAGGGTGTGCGAGCGACGCCTGAGCCTCGACGCCGTCCCATCAGTGGGGCTCGAGATTGAGCTGCACCTCGTAAATGAACACGGCCGGCCTTACTTTGGGCTCGCCCCTCTCATTCTCGAGCAACTTCGAGCTCGCAGCATTACCAACGTAGTACCCGAGCTCGCATCTTGCCAGCTCGAGCTCAACCTCACCCCCCAACCGCTCCTCGGCCGGGGGCTCACCCGGATGTACCAGGAGGCCGAGAGGCTCCTCGACACGATCGTCGAGCTCGCCGCCGCCGAAGGCGCCTTCGTGGTCCTCATCGGCATCCTGCCAACCATGGGCGCCGACCAGCTCGTCCCCGGCCACCGCTCTTCAGGCGGCCGCTACGCCGTGCTGCAAAAAGCCCTATGGCAAGACCGCGAACCGGTCTCCGCCGAACTCAACGACCCCGACGGCCAACGGTACGAGTTCTGCTCCACTTCAGTGGACACGCTGATGCCCAACTCGAGCGTGCAGCCCCACTTCTACTTCCCGGGGCTGGGAACGATCGTGCCGGCACACAACCTGGCGGTGGCCACAGCCGGCCCCATCATGGCTGTCACTGCCAACGCACCACTGCCGTTTGGCGGAGCCAGTGGCCAGGACCTGCGCCACCGGCTCTTCCACCTGGCCGTTGGTCCCGAACGCTGCAGGGTCAACAACTACATCACGGACCCCAACGAGCCCATTCGCTGCGCGACCGAGCTACCGCCCATCCTGTACCGACCGGACCGCGAACGCAGTCTGAGCAAGGCTCAACGCGGGATCCTGCCGGATCTCGACAGTCTCGCACTGGCTGTGGGCACCTCATGGCCGATCATCGACCGTATCGTCGCCGACACCCGCGGCCGACACCTGCGGCATGAGCTGCGCCACCTGTCGTCGGGGCCAACCCTCGCCGACATATTCGCCGCCCTGGTGCTCGTCGGCGGGCTGATGGCCAACCCATTCGCCGCCGACTACACAGGCCCGCTCGAACCCCACGCCGAGGCCAACTTCGAATCCGCCTGCAGGCACGACGCCAACGAGCCCCTGATCTGGCCGGACGCGTCCGGTCGCCTGGATACCCGGCACGCCCACGACATCGTCCGCCACGACCTGCTCCCCCGCACCCGCGAAGGCTGGATGCTCTGGGGCGTCGCAAGCGACGAAGTGGAACAGTTCCTGGAGCCAATCGCCCGCCGAGTCGCGCGGGGCAGCCAGGCACTGACGGGCGCCGGCTGGCAACTCGCCCGGCGCACGCACTACCTCCAAGGCGGCCACCCCGCCGCCGAAGCCACCCGTCTGATGCTCCTCGATTACATCGAGCACTCGCGGGGCGGCCTCGGCCACTCGGTCAGCTACTGGCCAGACCCAAGCGCCAGCCAGCTGCGCCCAATCAGTGACACCCCGGCCCTCATGGCCTAGTCGTCACCCCCGGGGCGGAGCGCCAGACACGCGCCACAAGCGCAACCGTCTGGTGCTCCGCCCCCGCACCCCCCTGTTACGCTACCAATGAAGGAAAAATCCGCTATGATTACAACCGTGCCTCAATCCCCCACCCTCGCCGACCTGCTTTCGCATTTAATTCGCTTCCCCACCATCACCGACGCCCACGCCACGAACCGGGCCGCGCTGGATTGGGTCGAACAGCAGCTTACCAATCTCCCGCTCCACATTCTGCGCCTCGAGCACAACGACTTCCCCGCACTTATCGTCACCACCCGCCCCACCCGCACCCCGCGACTCTGGCTGCAAGCCCACATGGACGTAGTCCCGGCTCCCGTAGCCGCTTTCGAGCCGCGCCTCGCTGGCGGCCGGCTCATCGGCCGCGGCTCCTACGACATGAAATTCGCCATCGCCACCTTCATTGCCCTGCTCCAAGAGCTCGGCTCAAAGCTCAGCCAGTACAACCTCGGCCTCATGATCACCACCGACGAAGAAGTCGGCGGCCAGGACGGCGTTCATTGGCTCACCCAAAACGGCTACCGCGGCGAAGCCGTGCTCCTGCCCGACGGCGGCGTCAATTGGGAAATGGAAACCGGCGCCAAAGGCATCGTCTGGTGGAAGCTCACGAGCCGCGGCCGAGCCTCCCACGCCTCCCGACCCTGGAACGGCGTCAACGCCATCGATCAACTCATCCGCTTCGTCGACGAACTTCGCCGCCACACCGTCATCGAGCCATGCGGCGACCCCGCCCACGAACACGCCACCCTCAATCTCGGCCGCATCACCGGCGGCACCGCCGCCAACCAAGTCGCCGACACCGCCGAAGCCTATGTCGATATCCGCCTCACCCCCGGCACCACCCTCGACACGGTCGCCGCCTGGGTCGAGGCCGCTCGTCAGGCCATTCCGGGCGTCGACGCCGAAACCGTTGTCGCCAGCGCCCCCTACCTCGTCCCCGACGACGGTCCCGGCGTGATGTTTCGCCGCATCGCCGAACGCGTCACCGGCCATCCGCTCCACAATATTATCGCTCACGGCGCCTCCGACGCCCGCTTCTTTGCCGCCCACAACATCCCCGTCATCACCGTCCGTCCCACCGGCGGCGACCACCACGGCCCCGCCGAATGGATCGACCTCGCCGACCTCGACCGTTTCTACCAGGTGATCCGCGATTTCACCGTCGAATGGGCACACGATTAACCACTGCCCCACC
It encodes:
- a CDS encoding 3-deoxy-7-phosphoheptulonate synthase class II — its product is MTDIRQDWRGRPAAQRPSWPDLVRLGWVQADLADRLPLVSGLEQLTLLDRLGEVCRGERFLLQGGDCAEIFGASEASKRGLLRLLLQMNVVMMFGGGLPVTRVGRIAGQYGKPRSDVTETRGSVTLPSFRGVNVNGPEFTVEARTPDPERLLQAYNDSLATLNLIRTLTVGGFASLRQLHRWNAAFVQDSPAGQRYEQMAREIDRALAFMAACGTNPDKDARLIEAAFYVGHEGLVLDAEAPFLRRDSDTGQVHDLSAHFHWIGERTRQLDGAHVAFYAQTTGPIGLKVGPTMTEHELLALCEVLNPDNIEGRLTLIVRMGADKILQVLPALVRAVARAGRKVVWVSDPMHGNGEKVQGIKTRRFERIILEVRQFFAVCGAEGAWPGGVHVEMTPENVTECLGGGDPILPDHLGRRYETLCDPRLNASQALELAFLVAELLQASRLR
- a CDS encoding PIG-L deacetylase family protein, producing the protein MKKLAFTPQIVLAVVPHADDTDCFAGGTLARWAEAGAEIYLRVLTDGSRGGAAQQRQDEQRQAAALLGVKDVFFSDFEDGALADSLDVRREIVRDIRRLAPDTVVAWDPKFIDSDEYGYLGHPDHLAAAWAAHAAVGLYARNRPSFPELLAEKGLQPHTVPRLVLMTLGPEANFVSDVSDQQEAKIAAIRAHASQQDTGVEAWVRRWSTAIGHQHGMEYAELFRVIEVKI
- a CDS encoding M20/M25/M40 family metallo-hydrolase, which gives rise to MITTVPQSPTLADLLSHLIRFPTITDAHATNRAALDWVEQQLTNLPLHILRLEHNDFPALIVTTRPTRTPRLWLQAHMDVVPAPVAAFEPRLAGGRLIGRGSYDMKFAIATFIALLQELGSKLSQYNLGLMITTDEEVGGQDGVHWLTQNGYRGEAVLLPDGGVNWEMETGAKGIVWWKLTSRGRASHASRPWNGVNAIDQLIRFVDELRRHTVIEPCGDPAHEHATLNLGRITGGTAANQVADTAEAYVDIRLTPGTTLDTVAAWVEAARQAIPGVDAETVVASAPYLVPDDGPGVMFRRIAERVTGHPLHNIIAHGASDARFFAAHNIPVITVRPTGGDHHGPAEWIDLADLDRFYQVIRDFTVEWAHD